The following DNA comes from Sphingopyxis sp. BSN-002.
CGATCGCCAACTTCCAGCTGATCCAGCAGATGCTCGCGCAGAGCGAGATCGACATCTACGCCGCCGAATGCATGATGGAGGATGTCACCCGCCGTGCCGACGCGGGCGAGAATGTCCTGCGCAAGGCCGCGGCGTTCAAGGTGTTTGCGTCCGAAATGTGCGGCCGCGTCGTCGACGCGTGCGTCCAGGTCTATGGCGGCGCGGGCTATCTCGCCGAATATGACGCCGAGCGCTTCTTCCGCGATGCGCGCATCTATCGCATCTACGAGGGCACGACACAGATCCTGCAGCTCCAGATCGCGAAGCATATGCTGCGCGAGTTTGCGGCGGCGAACTGATGTACCCACTCCTCTCCGGTCTGTCGGTGATCGAGGCGTCGTCCTTCGTCGCCTCGCCCACGGCCGGGCTCTATTGCGCGCAATTCGGCGCCGAGGTGATCCGCGTCGACCAGATCGGCGGCGGGCCCGATTTCCGGCGCTGGCCGGTGACGGCCGAGAACAACTCGCTCTACTGGGAAAATCTCAACCGCGCGAAAAAGTCGGTCGCGCTCGATCTGGCGCGGCCCGAGGGCCGCGAACTGCTCAAGGAACTGGTGCGCGCAACGGGCCAGTTCATCACCAATTTCCCGGTCGACGGCTTCCTGTCGCACGACCGGCTCGCGGAGGGCCGCACCGACCTGATTACCGTGCGCGTCATGGGCTGGGCCGACGGCTCGCCCGCGCTCGACTACACCGTGAACAACAGCGTCGGCTATCCGATGCTCACCGGCGCGGGGCCCGAGCCGGTCAATCATGTGCTGCCCGCATGGGACCTGCTCACCGGCGCCTATGCCGCCTTCGCGCTGCTCGCCGCGATCCAGCGGCGCAGCGTCAGCGGCGAAGGCGGAGAGGTCCGCATACCCCTGTCGGACGTCGCGATCGGCACCGTCGCCAATCTGGGCGGGATCGCCGAAGTGCTTTACGCGGGCGAAAACCGCCCACGTCTCGGCAACGCCGTCTATGGTCTCTTCGGTCGCGATTTCGTGACGCGCGACGGCGAGCGGACGATGATCGTCGTCGTCACCCCGCGCCAGTGGGCGAACCTGATCGCGGCGCTCAACCTCGGCGACGCCATCGCGAGCATCGAAAGCGCGCGCGGAGTGTCCTTCGCCAAGGACGACGGCCTCCGCTTCGACCATCGCGACGCGCTCTATCCCTTGTTCGAACAGGCGATCGCGAGCCGCGACCATGCCGACCTCGCCGTCGCCTTCGACGCGGGCGGGATCGTCCACTCGGCATACCGCACGATGCACGACGCGGTGCAGGACCCCGCGCTGGTCGCGAACAACCCGATCTTCGGCAGCGCCGCCAACCCCAGCGGCTTCGCCTACCCCGCCGCCGGCGCCTTCTCGACCATCCCGCAGGCGGAGCGCGAACCGCCGCGCCCTGCCCCGCTCAACGGCCAGCATAGTGAAGAAGTGCTGTCCTCACGTCTTTCGCTTTCCTCGGGCGAGATCGCCCGTCTGATCGATGCCGGCATTGTCGGCACCGCCAACACCGGAGACCCCAAATGACCCTTCGCCGCGCCGCCATCGTCGCCCCGATCCGTACCGCCGTCGGCAAGTTCGGCGGCTCGCTTTCCTCGATCACCGCGGGCGACCTCGGCGCGGTCATCCTGAAGGCGCTCATCGAGCGTACGAAAATCGACCCCGCGCGCGTCGACGATGTCGTCTTCTCTCAGGGTTACGGCAACGCCGAAGCCCCCAGCATCGGCCACTGGTCGTGGCTCGCCGCGGGCCTGCCGCTCGAAGTGCCGGGCTATCAGCTCGACCGCCGCTGCGGATCGGGGCTGCAGGCGGTCGTCAACGCCGCGATGATGGTCCAGACCGGCATGTCCGACGTCGTCGTCGCGGGCGGCGTGGAATCGATGTCGAACGTCGAACATTACACGACCGACGTCCGCAAGGGCATCCGCGCGGGCAACCTCACCCTCCACGACCGGCTCACGCGCGGCCGCGTCATGTCGCAGCCGGTCGAGCGCTTCGGCGTCATCACGGGCATGATCGAGACCGCCGAAAATCTTGCCAAGGATTACAATATCAGCCGCGAGGCGTGCGACGCCTATGCCGTCCGCAGCCACCAGCGCGCCGCCGCCGCATGGGCCAACGGCCTGTTCGACGACGAACTGGTGCCGGTATCGGTCCCGCAGAAAAAGGGCGATCCCATCGTCTTCGCGCATGACGAGGGCTACCGCGCCGACGCGACGCTGGAATCGCTCGGCAAGCTCAAGCCGCTCGAAGGCGGCGTTGTCACCGCCGGCAATGCGAGCCAGCAGAATGACGCCGCCGCCGCGTGCCTCGTCGTCGCCGAGGACAAGCTCGAGGAACTCGGCCTCGAACCCATCGCCTGGTATCACAGCTCGGCCGCCGCGGGCTGCGACCCCAGCCGCATGGGCATCGGCCCCGTCCCCGCGGTCGAACGCCTTTTCGCACGCAATGGCCTCGGCTGGGGCGACATCGACCTTGTCGAACTCAACGAAGCCTTCGCGCCGCAGGTCCTCGCCGTGCTCAAGGGCTGGGGCTGGAGCGACGACGACAGCCGCAACGAAATCCTCAACGTCAACGGCTCGGGCATCTCGCTCGGCCATCCGATCGGCGCGACCGGCGGGCGCATCCTCGCCAATCTGACGCGCGAACTCGTTCGCAGGGACGGCCGCTACGGACTTGAAACCATGTGCATCGGCGGCGGTCAGGGCATCGCCGCTATCTTCGAGCGCGCCGCCTGAGCGTGAGCGACCTGCGCCAAGCCCTTACGGCCGCGCAGGCCTGGCGCGGCGCGGCGCAGGCCGCGCTCGCCGAACGGCTGGCTGCCAATCCGATCGACAGCGAGCAACGCGCGGCGCACGGCTTTGCGTGGGTCGCGACGACCGTCGCGGCGCTCGAAGCAACGCTCGACTGGCTCGACGCGGGCAACGGCGCAAACCCGCTCGACGCGAAGATCGCCACCCTCGCCTTCGCCGAAAGCATCGGCCAGCTCACCGGCGGCCTGCCGATGGGGCAGAACGAGATTTTCCGCCCCGCCGATCTGCACCTCACTGCCGCCGGGCGCACCCTCGCCGACGCCTGCTCATATCTGCTCGACGCCGACCACGCCGCCACCCGTGCCGAGGTCGCCGCCGCGCTCGCCGAAGGCCATTGGCCCAGCGAGACGCTCCACGACGCCGACCTAGACGCGATCCGTGACCAGTATCGCCGCTTCACCGACGCCGCGATCATCCCGCATGCGCATGGCTGGCATCTCACCAACGACCTCATCCCCGATGCGACCGTTCAGGCGATGGCTGAGCTTGGCACCTTTGGTGTCTGTATTCCGGAAGAATTTGGCGGCCTCGGCCTTGGCAAGCTCGTGATGTGCATCGTCACCGAGGAATTGTCGCGCGGCTGGATCGGCACCGGCTCGCTCGGCACGCGGTCGGAGATCGCGGGCGAGCTGATTGCCCACGGCGGCACCGACGCACAGAAGGCCGAATGGCTTCCAAAGATTGCCAGCGGCGAAATCCTGCCCACCGCGGTCTTCACCGAGCCCGACGTCGGCTCCGACCTCGGTTCGCTGCAAACCAAGGCGCGTCGCGAGGACGACCATTGGGT
Coding sequences within:
- a CDS encoding acyl-CoA dehydrogenase family protein, encoding MSDLRQALTAAQAWRGAAQAALAERLAANPIDSEQRAAHGFAWVATTVAALEATLDWLDAGNGANPLDAKIATLAFAESIGQLTGGLPMGQNEIFRPADLHLTAAGRTLADACSYLLDADHAATRAEVAAALAEGHWPSETLHDADLDAIRDQYRRFTDAAIIPHAHGWHLTNDLIPDATVQAMAELGTFGVCIPEEFGGLGLGKLVMCIVTEELSRGWIGTGSLGTRSEIAGELIAHGGTDAQKAEWLPKIASGEILPTAVFTEPDVGSDLGSLQTKARREDDHWVIDGAKNWITHAARSDLMTLLARTLPDAKGYAGLSMLLVPKPRGTEADPFPADGMTGSEIEVLGYRGMREYALQFDGMTAPANALLGGEEGQGFKQLMRTFEGARIQTAARAVGVARRALELGLDYALSRKQFGKAILHFPRVSDKLAMSLVDFVMARELSYAAARAKDSGKRCDIEAGMAKLLGARAAWSNADAALQIHGGNGYALEYEISRILCDARILNIFEGAAEIQAQVIARGLTGGRN
- a CDS encoding acetyl-CoA C-acetyltransferase, whose translation is MTLRRAAIVAPIRTAVGKFGGSLSSITAGDLGAVILKALIERTKIDPARVDDVVFSQGYGNAEAPSIGHWSWLAAGLPLEVPGYQLDRRCGSGLQAVVNAAMMVQTGMSDVVVAGGVESMSNVEHYTTDVRKGIRAGNLTLHDRLTRGRVMSQPVERFGVITGMIETAENLAKDYNISREACDAYAVRSHQRAAAAWANGLFDDELVPVSVPQKKGDPIVFAHDEGYRADATLESLGKLKPLEGGVVTAGNASQQNDAAAACLVVAEDKLEELGLEPIAWYHSSAAAGCDPSRMGIGPVPAVERLFARNGLGWGDIDLVELNEAFAPQVLAVLKGWGWSDDDSRNEILNVNGSGISLGHPIGATGGRILANLTRELVRRDGRYGLETMCIGGGQGIAAIFERAA
- a CDS encoding CoA transferase, giving the protein MYPLLSGLSVIEASSFVASPTAGLYCAQFGAEVIRVDQIGGGPDFRRWPVTAENNSLYWENLNRAKKSVALDLARPEGRELLKELVRATGQFITNFPVDGFLSHDRLAEGRTDLITVRVMGWADGSPALDYTVNNSVGYPMLTGAGPEPVNHVLPAWDLLTGAYAAFALLAAIQRRSVSGEGGEVRIPLSDVAIGTVANLGGIAEVLYAGENRPRLGNAVYGLFGRDFVTRDGERTMIVVVTPRQWANLIAALNLGDAIASIESARGVSFAKDDGLRFDHRDALYPLFEQAIASRDHADLAVAFDAGGIVHSAYRTMHDAVQDPALVANNPIFGSAANPSGFAYPAAGAFSTIPQAEREPPRPAPLNGQHSEEVLSSRLSLSSGEIARLIDAGIVGTANTGDPK